The Strix aluco isolate bStrAlu1 chromosome 1, bStrAlu1.hap1, whole genome shotgun sequence genome has a window encoding:
- the OXR1 gene encoding oxidation resistance protein 1 isoform X7: MSRLWYGKKGRKHQPINHKYALITTREDINSKQATNIKTDLEPEAFRPNLSDPSELLQPEQIEKLTKSLPPRTIGYPWTLVYSTAKHGMSLKTLYRTMLGLDTPVLLVIKDSDGQVFGALASEPFKVSDGFYGTGETFMFTFSPDFEVFKWTGDNMFFIKGDMDSLAFGGGGGEFALWLDGDLYHGRSHSCKTFGNHTLSKREDFIIQDIEIWAFE, from the exons ATAACAACAAGAGAAGATATCAATTCAAAACAGGCAACAAATATCAAAACAGACCTGGAGCCTGAAGCATTCCGGCCAAATCTTAGCGATCCCAGTGAATTACTACAGCCAGAACAAATTGAAAAG CTCACAAAGTCTCTTCCACCACGAACCATTGGATATCCATGGACTCTTGTCTACAGTACTGCAAAGCATGGCATGAGCTTGAAGACTTTGTATCGAACTATGCTGGGATTAGACACACCTGTGCTGTTGGTTATCAAGGACAGTGATGGACAG GTTTTTGGTGCACTAGCATCTGAACCATTTAAAGTGAGTGATGGCTTTTATGGCACTGGGGAGACGTTTATGTTCACTTTTTCTCCAGATTTTGAG gttttCAAATGGACAGGAGACAACATGTTCTTCATTAAAGGGGACATGGACTCCCTTGCTTTTGGTGGAGGAGG AGGGGAGTTTGCTCTTTGGCTCGATGGTGATCTCTACCATGGAAGAAGTCATTCATGTAAAACATTTGGGAATCATACACTTTCTAAGCGAGAAGACTTCATTATTCAAGACATAGAAATATGGGCTTTTGAATGA
- the OXR1 gene encoding oxidation resistance protein 1 isoform X9: MSRLWYGKKGRKHQPINHKYALVVSVAEYHRRIDALNSEELRTLCRRLQITTREDINSKQATNIKTDLEPEAFRPNLSDPSELLQPEQIEKLTKSLPPRTIGYPWTLVYSTAKHGMSLKTLYRTMLGLDTPVLLVIKDSDGQVFGALASEPFKVSDGFYGTGETFMFTFSPDFEVFKWTGDNMFFIKGDMDSLAFGGGGGEFALWLDGDLYHGRSHSCKTFGNHTLSKREDFIIQDIEIWAFE; this comes from the exons GTAGTGTCAGTGGCTGAGTATCACCGCAGGATCGATGCTCTAAATAGCGAAGAACTGCGCACACTCTGCAGACGTCTCCAG ATAACAACAAGAGAAGATATCAATTCAAAACAGGCAACAAATATCAAAACAGACCTGGAGCCTGAAGCATTCCGGCCAAATCTTAGCGATCCCAGTGAATTACTACAGCCAGAACAAATTGAAAAG CTCACAAAGTCTCTTCCACCACGAACCATTGGATATCCATGGACTCTTGTCTACAGTACTGCAAAGCATGGCATGAGCTTGAAGACTTTGTATCGAACTATGCTGGGATTAGACACACCTGTGCTGTTGGTTATCAAGGACAGTGATGGACAG GTTTTTGGTGCACTAGCATCTGAACCATTTAAAGTGAGTGATGGCTTTTATGGCACTGGGGAGACGTTTATGTTCACTTTTTCTCCAGATTTTGAG gttttCAAATGGACAGGAGACAACATGTTCTTCATTAAAGGGGACATGGACTCCCTTGCTTTTGGTGGAGGAGG AGGGGAGTTTGCTCTTTGGCTCGATGGTGATCTCTACCATGGAAGAAGTCATTCATGTAAAACATTTGGGAATCATACACTTTCTAAGCGAGAAGACTTCATTATTCAAGACATAGAAATATGGGCTTTTGAATGA